Proteins encoded together in one Argiope bruennichi chromosome 1, qqArgBrue1.1, whole genome shotgun sequence window:
- the LOC129966347 gene encoding probable ribosome biogenesis protein RLP24 has product MRVERCYFCSSPLYPGHGITFVRNDCKIFRFCRSKCRKMFNRKKNPRKLKWTKAFRKAAGKELTNDPIFEFEKHRNVPVQYNRELWKETISVMKKVADIKKKREACFINQRLKKGKVLRKEADLKEIQMDLSLIRSVAATNKMKIKQEQVNTEAMEEDQPEERLMEEN; this is encoded by the exons atgagaGTTGAACGGTGCTATTTCTGTTCATCTCCACTTTATCCTGGTCATGGAATTACATTTGTTAGAAATGATTGCAAA atCTTCAGATTTTGCCGatcaaaatgtagaaaaatgtttAACCGTAAGAAGAATCCCAGAAAACTGAAGTGGACAAAAGCATTTCGAAAAGCTGCTGGAAAAGAACTTACAAATGAtccaatatttgaatttgaaaaacaccgCAATGTTCCAGTACAATACAACAGAGAGTTATGGAAGGAAACAA TTTCTGTAATGAAAAAAGTAGCAGACATTAAGAAGAAGAGAGAAGCATGCTTTATCAACCAAAg GTTGAAGAAGGGCAAAGTACTAAGAAAGGAAGCAGACCTGAAAGAAATACAGATGGATTTGAGTCTAATAAGATCTGTTGCAG CCACaaacaaaatgaagataaaacaAGAACAAGTAAACACCGAAGCAATGGAAGAAGATCAGCCAGAAGAAAGACTGATGGAGGAAAATTAA
- the LOC129975924 gene encoding 40S ribosomal protein S6-like yields the protein MKLNISYPATGCQKLIEIDDEKKLRMFYEKRMGHEVEADGLGDEWKGYVVRISGGNDKQGFPMKQGVLTSGRVRLLLSKGHSCYRPRRTGERKRKSVRGCIVDSNLSVLCLVVVKKGEQEIPGLTDTTIPRRLGPKRASKIRKLFNLSKEDDVRQFVVKRPLPQKEGKRPQTKAPKIQRLVTPVMLQRKRHRIALKRKRAQKRKDEAADYARLLAQRAKEAKEKRAEEVRRRRSASQRESQSSAGGKMSISK from the exons atgaaa ctcAACATTTCTTATCCCGCTACTGGTTGCCAGAAGCTTATTGAAATAGACGATGAAAAAAAACTTCGTATGTTTTATGAAAAACGTATGGGACATGAAGTTGAAGCTGATGGATTGGGAGATGAATGGAAa ggATATGTTGTCCGTATCAGTGGAGGTAATGACAAACAAGGATTTCCCATGAAACAAGGTGTGCTTACATCTGGTCGTGTGCGACTTCTATTGTCAAAAGGACACTCTTGTTATAGACCAAGAAGAACTGGTGAAAGAAAACGCAAATCTGTTAGGGGCTGCATCGTTGATAGCAATTTAAGTGTATTGTGCTTGGTAGTTGTAAAGAAAG GCGAACAGGAAATTCCAGGCCTTACAGACACTACTATTCCTCGTCGTCTGGGACCCAAGAGAGCTAGTAAAATTaggaaacttttcaatttatctAAAGAAGATGATGTACGTCAATTTGTTGTGAAGAGGCCTTTGCCTCAGAAGGAAG gtaAAAGACCACAGACCAAAGCTCCCAAAATCCAACGTCTTGTGACTCCCGTAATGCTGCAGCGAAAGCGTCATCGTATTGCTCTGAAGCGCAAGAGGGCACAGAAGCGAAAGGATGAAGCTGCAGATTATGCTAGACTTTTGGCTCAAAGAGCTAAGGAGGCCAAGGAAAAGAGAGCAGAGGAAGTTCGTAGGAGGCGTTCTGCTTCTCAAAGAGAATCACAATCATCTGCTGGTGGAAAGATGAGCATCagtaaatga